One window from the genome of Dermacentor silvarum isolate Dsil-2018 chromosome 5, BIME_Dsil_1.4, whole genome shotgun sequence encodes:
- the LOC125945542 gene encoding uncharacterized protein LOC125945542: MKHPVFATSPVAMTTLVMMVVALAASLGLVAAARDTPGRCKESFCRRLCVAWRHLTGVCLEFWPYRDEKRCHCSDVWFRSPKRGRAIGRFSDRHVFRLVTPPQLVQRRIQR; this comes from the exons ATGAAGCACCCAGTGTTCGCCACATCACCGGTCGCCATGACAACACTGGTCATGATGGTGGTGGCTCTAGCGGCTTCGTTGGGGTTAGTGGCAGCTGCAAGGGACACGCCTGGCAGGTGCAAGGAATCCTTCTGCCGCAGGTTGTGCGTCGCCTGGCGCCACCTGACGGGAGTGTGTCTCGAGTTCTGGCCGTACAGGGACGAGAAGAGGTGCCACTGCTCGGACGTTTGGTTTCGTTCGCCAAAACGAGGGCGCGCCATTGGAAG GTTTTCCGATCGGCATGTGTTTCGACTGGTGACGCCACCTCAGCTTGTGCAGCGACGGATACAGCGTTAG
- the LOC119452944 gene encoding uncharacterized protein LOC119452944, whose product MLFTVASLLVLLHGGFCDHSSENYLADDLLRFVACDALPLRDVGFEVGVGNDTVLESFPFEMVNGTAWRFRRRVQRLGDCQSTLSAGGTLRIMCPLSFAGLMAKYDVESTSIPRERSRELQFFVREGHGNMEIAATPGRPTQLTSLRLFSLKMEMREMNRLLVNPDVDAIFELKACKNVERMLWEVLEISYATLIREMLQSLRPHLPTSM is encoded by the exons ATGTTGTTCACTGTCGCATCACTGCTCGTGCTACTTC ACGGAGGGTTCTGTGATCACTCGTCGGAAAACTACCTTGCCGACGACCTGCTGAGGTTCGTTGCGTGCGACGCGTTGCCTCTGCGAGACGTCGGTTTTGAGGTGGGCGTCGGGAACGACACCGTGCTCGAGTCGTTCCCGTTCGAGATGGTCAACGGCACGGCCTGGCGGTTCCGTCGCCGCGTTCAACGCCTGGGCGACTGTCAAAGCACGCTGTCTGCTGGCGGAACGCTGCGCATAATGTGCCCGTTGTCATTCGCCGGACTGATGGCGAAGTACGACGTGGAATCCACTTCTATCCCTCGTGAGCGCAGCCGTGAGCTGCAGTTTTTCGTACGCGAGGGTCACGGAAATATGGAGATTGCAGCAACCCCGG GGAGGCCGACGCAGCTTACGTCACTCCGCCTCTTCTCTCTCAAGATGGAGATGAGAGAAATGAACCGGCTCCTGGTTAATCCCGACGTCGACGCAATTTTCGAGCTCAAGGCGTGTAAGAATGTGGAAAGAATGCTGTGGGAGGTCCTGGAAATCTCGTACGCCACCCTGATAAGGGAAATGCTTCAAAGTTTACGACCCCACTTGCCTACAAGCATGTAG